From the Maioricimonas rarisocia genome, one window contains:
- a CDS encoding sulfatase-like hydrolase/transferase: protein MNATASAAERPNILWVTCEDMSPRLGCYGDETVPTPNIDRLATEGVRYLRAFGTYGVCAPNRHTLIMGMYPSSTGAMAMRTWKRTSALNLITDPELLAIPTYEATPPPQAKCFTEYLRAAGYYCTNNAKTDYQFRPPITAWDESGRKAHWRNRPDPEMPFFAVFNSTVTHESKVFRQTSPRVVDPADVPVPPYYPDAPIVRRDLARHYDNIAALDEWVGEILGQLEEDGLAEDTIVFFFSDHGDGLPRMKRWVYDSGIQVPLIVRSPDLRDAGTTNGELVSFVDFAPTVLSLCGREIPDHMQGQAFLGPDRASPRQYVYACRDRMDPAPETIRAVRDERFKYVRNYRPDLPYIGFLPYRDQQEIMQEILQLREAGKLGPDQWQFTAQHKPLEELYDCQSDPHEIHNLAADPRYFDKLAELRTAHERWTEETGDLGHIPETELIRHLWPPDGEQPTTATPEIRIDGQTVTIACDSEGASIAYQTGKESRWRLYTGPLQVDPGTAVRAQAIRYGWKGSEIAKTRVP from the coding sequence ATGAACGCCACAGCCTCCGCTGCGGAACGTCCCAATATCCTCTGGGTCACCTGCGAGGACATGAGCCCGCGGCTCGGCTGCTACGGTGACGAAACCGTTCCGACGCCGAACATCGATCGCCTGGCGACCGAAGGGGTGCGGTATCTGCGGGCATTCGGGACGTACGGAGTGTGTGCGCCCAACCGTCACACGTTGATCATGGGGATGTACCCCAGTTCGACCGGTGCGATGGCGATGCGGACCTGGAAACGGACGTCCGCTCTGAACCTCATCACCGATCCGGAGCTATTGGCGATCCCGACGTACGAAGCGACGCCGCCGCCGCAGGCGAAGTGCTTTACCGAGTACCTGCGGGCCGCCGGCTACTACTGCACGAACAATGCGAAGACGGACTATCAGTTCCGGCCGCCGATCACTGCCTGGGACGAGTCGGGCAGAAAGGCGCACTGGCGGAACCGTCCCGATCCGGAGATGCCGTTCTTTGCGGTCTTCAACTCGACCGTGACGCATGAGAGCAAGGTGTTCCGCCAGACGTCGCCGCGCGTTGTTGATCCGGCCGATGTGCCGGTTCCGCCGTACTATCCCGACGCGCCGATCGTCCGCCGCGACCTTGCCCGTCACTACGACAATATTGCCGCGCTGGACGAGTGGGTCGGCGAGATTCTCGGTCAGCTGGAAGAGGACGGACTGGCGGAAGACACGATCGTATTCTTCTTCAGCGATCATGGTGACGGACTGCCCCGCATGAAGCGCTGGGTGTATGACTCGGGGATTCAGGTGCCGTTGATCGTGAGGTCTCCCGACCTGCGTGACGCGGGGACGACGAATGGCGAGCTGGTCAGTTTTGTCGACTTCGCCCCGACGGTGCTGTCGCTGTGCGGCCGCGAGATTCCCGACCACATGCAGGGGCAGGCATTTCTGGGACCGGACCGCGCGTCGCCGCGGCAATACGTCTACGCCTGCCGCGACCGGATGGACCCGGCACCGGAAACGATCCGGGCGGTGCGGGACGAGCGTTTCAAATACGTCCGCAACTACCGGCCGGACCTGCCCTACATCGGTTTCCTCCCGTATCGCGACCAGCAGGAGATCATGCAGGAGATTCTGCAGCTGCGGGAAGCGGGCAAACTCGGGCCGGACCAGTGGCAGTTCACAGCACAGCACAAGCCGCTCGAAGAACTGTACGACTGCCAGTCCGATCCGCACGAAATTCACAATCTGGCGGCCGATCCGCGGTACTTCGACAAGCTGGCGGAACTGCGGACGGCACACGAGCGATGGACGGAGGAGACCGGCGATCTGGGGCACATTCCGGAAACCGAGCTGATCCGCCATCTCTGGCCGCCCGATGGTGAGCAGCCGACGACCGCCACGCCGGAAATTCGAATCGACGGGCAGACCGTCACGATTGCCTGTGACAGTGAAGGAGCGTCGATTGCGTATCAGACCGGCAAGGAGTCGCGCTGGCGGCTCTACACCGGCCCGCTGCAGGTTGATCCCGGGACGGCCGTGCGGGCCCAGGCGATCCGCTACGGCTGGAAGGGGAGCGAGATCGCGAAAACCCGTGTTCCGTAG
- a CDS encoding TIGR01457 family HAD-type hydrolase, whose product MTNGFLIDMDGVIYRGSELIPGADRFVNQLLEQDIPFLFLTNNSQRTCRDVAKKLDRMGIPVDERHIFTCAMATARFLADQKPNGTAYVIGEGGLLQALHLNGYAVVDHDPDYVVVGEGRAFNFEMLETAVRLINNGAKLVATNLDPNCPTPIGSRPGCGATVALLEAATGRKAFSVGKPSPIMMRSARKELGLSAGETTMIGDTMETDILGGVQMGYRTILVLSGTTSRSDLVDFAYRPDQVVDSVADLCDAVQARSLSVV is encoded by the coding sequence ATGACCAATGGATTCCTTATCGACATGGATGGTGTGATCTACCGGGGCAGTGAGCTGATCCCCGGCGCAGATCGATTCGTAAATCAGCTCCTCGAACAGGACATCCCCTTCCTGTTCCTGACCAACAACAGTCAGCGGACCTGCCGTGATGTCGCCAAGAAACTCGACCGGATGGGCATCCCGGTCGACGAACGGCACATCTTCACCTGCGCGATGGCGACGGCCCGCTTTCTCGCAGACCAGAAGCCCAACGGCACGGCGTACGTGATCGGCGAAGGAGGCCTGCTGCAGGCCCTGCACCTGAACGGATATGCCGTCGTCGATCACGATCCCGACTACGTCGTCGTCGGGGAGGGCAGAGCATTCAACTTCGAGATGCTCGAAACGGCCGTGCGGCTGATCAACAACGGCGCCAAACTGGTGGCCACCAACCTGGACCCCAACTGCCCGACGCCGATCGGTTCGCGACCGGGCTGCGGTGCGACGGTCGCACTTCTCGAGGCGGCAACCGGTCGCAAGGCCTTCAGCGTCGGCAAGCCGAGCCCCATCATGATGCGGTCCGCCCGTAAGGAGCTGGGCCTCTCGGCGGGGGAGACGACGATGATCGGGGACACGATGGAAACCGACATTCTCGGCGGCGTACAGATGGGCTACCGCACGATTCTCGTGCTCAGCGGGACCACCAGTCGGTCCGATCTGGTCGACTTCGCCTATCGCCCGGACCAGGTTGTCGACTCCGTCGCCGATCTCTGCGATGCCGTACAGGCCCGCTCGCTCAGCGTCGTCTGA
- a CDS encoding carboxypeptidase-like regulatory domain-containing protein, which produces MLLSAAVAVALVGCTRSDLPTLGDVNGVVTLDGNPLPEAVVNFTPTSGGRPSTGTTDENGYYSLLYLEGVDGAIVGEHAVTVEPITTEEMDDYDEENPEAGGTPPPQLPDSAYDGSIKKEVAEGSNEIDIELSNASSE; this is translated from the coding sequence ATGCTGTTATCCGCTGCTGTCGCCGTCGCCCTTGTCGGCTGCACGAGGAGTGATTTGCCGACCCTGGGCGACGTGAATGGTGTGGTAACTCTCGACGGCAATCCGTTGCCTGAGGCAGTCGTCAACTTTACCCCGACGAGTGGGGGGCGGCCCTCGACAGGAACCACGGACGAGAACGGCTACTATTCGCTGCTGTATCTCGAGGGCGTTGACGGCGCGATCGTGGGCGAACATGCCGTGACCGTCGAACCGATCACGACCGAAGAGATGGACGACTACGACGAGGAGAATCCGGAAGCGGGCGGCACCCCTCCCCCGCAACTGCCGGACAGCGCGTATGACGGGTCGATCAAGAAGGAAGTCGCCGAGGGGAGTAACGAGATCGACATCGAACTTTCGAATGCTTCCAGCGAGTAG